A genomic stretch from Pseudomonas alkylphenolica includes:
- a CDS encoding MFS transporter yields MLTPLINITPLRAFCFAMTLALFELLTYLASDVVMPAMPVVVADLDASPAYIPHALNLYLLGGVLLQWLIGPLADRYGRRPLLLVGCAIFCVTCLAAFWVQGIELFNLLRLLQGIGLGFVVTVSYPALNEAFSEADAVRMMALLANIALLSPLLGPLVGTLLLEWVSWRWLFVIFGACAVLSWLALYRFMPETLGVERRDGSRLAFQPIHLKSLLAGYVQLLGNRQFVAGSAALGLVGLPLIGWIGLSPVLLIHDEGLSTLDYALWQLPVFGGLILGNLIINRIADRYPLKSLVRRALWPFLAGLLGMMLATWLVPGVPSLVAGLSVYALGLGIANAVLYRMTLFSSEQSKGLVSAMLGMITIALLGLGGALLAMLGAGASLLSFALAAGMAGILALWPLRVVLGACAEQAEAMPE; encoded by the coding sequence ATGCTCACCCCCCTGATCAACATCACGCCATTGCGAGCCTTCTGCTTCGCCATGACCCTGGCGCTTTTCGAGCTGCTGACCTACCTCGCCAGCGATGTGGTGATGCCTGCCATGCCCGTAGTGGTCGCCGATCTCGATGCCAGTCCTGCGTACATTCCCCACGCCCTCAACTTGTACCTGCTTGGTGGTGTGCTGCTGCAATGGCTGATCGGTCCGCTGGCGGATCGCTATGGCCGCAGGCCACTGTTGCTGGTGGGCTGTGCGATTTTCTGTGTGACCTGCCTGGCGGCTTTCTGGGTTCAGGGCATCGAACTGTTCAACCTGCTGCGGCTGTTGCAGGGCATCGGCCTGGGCTTTGTGGTGACAGTCAGCTACCCGGCGTTGAACGAGGCCTTCAGCGAAGCCGACGCGGTGCGGATGATGGCGCTACTGGCCAATATCGCGCTGCTTTCGCCACTGCTCGGGCCGCTGGTTGGCACTTTGTTGCTGGAGTGGGTGTCGTGGCGTTGGCTGTTCGTGATCTTCGGCGCTTGCGCAGTGCTGTCGTGGCTGGCGCTGTACCGCTTCATGCCGGAGACGCTGGGCGTCGAGCGCCGTGATGGCTCGCGCCTGGCGTTCCAGCCGATCCACCTGAAATCATTGTTGGCCGGCTATGTGCAATTGCTCGGCAACCGCCAGTTTGTGGCGGGAAGCGCGGCCCTCGGCCTGGTCGGCCTGCCATTGATCGGCTGGATCGGGCTGTCGCCGGTGCTGCTTATTCACGATGAAGGCTTGAGTACCCTGGACTATGCCCTGTGGCAGTTGCCGGTGTTTGGTGGCCTGATCCTGGGCAACCTGATCATCAACCGCATTGCTGATCGTTACCCGCTCAAGAGCCTGGTGCGGCGAGCGCTCTGGCCTTTCCTGGCGGGGCTGCTGGGCATGATGCTGGCCACCTGGCTGGTGCCCGGCGTACCCAGCCTGGTGGCGGGGCTGTCGGTTTACGCCCTGGGCCTGGGCATTGCCAACGCCGTGCTGTACCGCATGACGCTGTTCTCCAGCGAGCAGAGCAAGGGCCTGGTTTCGGCCATGCTGGGGATGATTACCATTGCCCTGCTGGGGCTGGGCGGCGCTTTGCTGGCGATGCTCGGTGCCGGTGCCAGCCTGTTGAGTTTCGCCTTGGCGGCGGGAATGGCGGGCATCCTGGCGCTATGGCCGTTGAGGGTCGTTCTGGGGGCTTGCGCCGAGCAAGCCGAAGCGATGCCGGAATAA
- a CDS encoding AmpG family muropeptide MFS transporter: protein MPRKTWRAALAAYASPSTLVLLLLGFATGLPYMLVFSTLSVWLREAGVARETIGYASLIGLAYAFKWVWSPLLDQWRLPLLGKLGRRRSWLVLSQVLVVVGLVGMGFCDPQKHLSWLIALAVLVAFASATQDIAVDAYRLEIADDQRQAALAASYMAGYRVAALLATAGALFFAEGFGSTGFSYLHSAWTGTYVLFGVLMLPAVITTLMMREPPVPLRTQLSAARYGLVHQLVSVFVLIVLLVSVPATFTQLYNTDFASVLFDGTSLLDLLLEDRAFLRAILYITLTALCLSSMGRRGLAPVLTPVNDFILRYRWQALLLLGLIATYRMSDTVMGVMANVFYIDQGFTKDQIASVSKIFGLIMTLVGAGMGGLLIVRFGILPILFIGGAASAATNILFLMLADMGPNLQMLVVTISLDNFSSGLATSAFVAYLSSLTNLKFSATQYALLSSIMLLLPRLIGGYSGVMVEKFGYHDFFLITALLGVPTLILIALHWHQEAGKGKQIPDDNPIAEQQRP, encoded by the coding sequence ATGCCCCGTAAAACCTGGCGCGCTGCGCTCGCTGCCTATGCCAGCCCGTCTACCTTGGTGCTGTTGCTGCTTGGCTTTGCCACCGGCTTGCCCTACATGCTGGTGTTTTCGACCCTGTCGGTGTGGTTGCGTGAGGCCGGGGTGGCCCGCGAGACCATCGGTTATGCCAGCCTGATCGGCCTGGCCTATGCCTTTAAATGGGTCTGGTCGCCACTGCTCGACCAATGGCGCCTGCCGTTGCTCGGCAAGCTCGGTCGACGCCGCTCCTGGCTGGTGCTGTCGCAGGTTCTGGTGGTAGTAGGACTTGTCGGCATGGGCTTTTGTGATCCGCAAAAACACCTGTCCTGGCTGATTGCCCTGGCCGTGCTGGTCGCCTTTGCCTCGGCCACCCAGGATATCGCCGTCGACGCCTACCGCCTGGAAATCGCAGACGATCAGCGCCAGGCCGCACTTGCCGCCAGTTACATGGCCGGTTATCGGGTCGCCGCGCTGCTGGCCACCGCTGGCGCGCTGTTCTTTGCCGAGGGTTTCGGCTCTACCGGCTTCAGTTATCTGCATAGCGCCTGGACCGGCACCTACGTACTGTTCGGCGTGCTGATGCTGCCTGCGGTGATCACCACCCTGATGATGCGCGAGCCGCCGGTCCCGCTGCGCACGCAGTTGTCGGCTGCCCGTTATGGCCTGGTCCATCAGCTGGTCTCGGTGTTCGTGCTGATCGTTCTGCTGGTGTCGGTACCGGCGACCTTCACCCAGTTGTACAACACCGATTTCGCCAGCGTGCTGTTCGACGGCACCAGCCTGCTCGATCTGCTGCTCGAAGACCGCGCCTTCCTGCGCGCGATCCTCTACATCACCCTGACCGCTCTATGCCTGTCGTCCATGGGCCGCCGCGGCCTGGCGCCGGTGCTGACGCCGGTCAACGACTTCATCCTGCGCTACCGTTGGCAGGCTCTATTGCTGCTCGGGCTGATCGCCACCTACCGGATGTCCGACACGGTCATGGGCGTGATGGCCAACGTGTTCTATATCGACCAGGGATTCACCAAGGATCAGATCGCCAGTGTCAGCAAAATCTTCGGCCTGATCATGACCCTGGTCGGCGCCGGCATGGGCGGCTTGCTGATCGTACGCTTCGGCATTTTGCCGATCCTGTTCATCGGCGGCGCAGCCTCGGCGGCCACCAATATCCTGTTCCTGATGCTGGCGGACATGGGCCCGAACCTGCAGATGCTGGTGGTGACCATTTCCCTCGACAACTTCAGCTCGGGCCTGGCCACCTCGGCATTCGTCGCCTACCTGTCGAGCCTGACCAACCTAAAGTTCTCCGCTACCCAATACGCGCTGCTGAGCTCGATCATGCTGCTCCTGCCGCGCCTGATCGGCGGCTACTCCGGGGTCATGGTGGAGAAGTTCGGCTATCACGACTTCTTCCTGATCACTGCCCTGCTCGGCGTGCCGACCTTGATCCTGATTGCCCTGCACTGGCACCAGGAAGCCGGCAAGGGCAAACAGATACCGGACGACAATCCGATCGCCGAGCAGCAGCGCCCCTGA
- a CDS encoding MGMT family protein, with the protein MKPTPGDPTENAQARRMALYLVLGQVPAGKVVSYGQLAELAGLGRAARWVGRTLSQLPADTQLPWHRVLGAGGRLSLALGTPSGDEQRARLRAEGVTLHNNRVDMLRHGWRPMEHSG; encoded by the coding sequence ATGAAGCCGACGCCTGGTGATCCGACAGAAAACGCGCAAGCCCGACGAATGGCACTCTATCTGGTGCTTGGCCAAGTGCCAGCGGGCAAGGTCGTCAGCTACGGCCAGCTTGCCGAACTGGCCGGGCTGGGACGCGCAGCGCGCTGGGTCGGACGTACCCTCAGTCAGTTGCCGGCCGACACCCAATTGCCCTGGCACCGGGTCCTGGGTGCCGGTGGACGTTTGAGCCTGGCACTGGGCACGCCCTCAGGCGACGAACAGCGTGCACGCCTGCGCGCAGAAGGTGTCACCCTGCACAATAATCGTGTGGATATGTTGCGCCATGGCTGGCGCCCGATGGAGCACAGCGGTTAG
- a CDS encoding DUF481 domain-containing protein: protein MFSRVLLSLVAVFACSTAVADTVWMKNGDRLSGKITVFDGGKLLLKTQYAGSVALDWKQVKTLESDQELLVKQDAYTGEKAKSLSAAEDGKVTLANGEAPKTVELASIQQIMKPKPVIEDLSWKGNVDLAMDYKRAESDSDDYDIDFKTTARHGRWRHQAEGEYNRESKDDVTTTNNWSAEYALDRFLTEKWFWQGRLEYKRDHIEDLARQRTVGTGPGYQFWDDELGAFSLGSLVNRTDYEYADGGKDNFYSLAMKWDYNRYLIGKRVEFFTNGEVGKPLDGVANYALDAEVGLRYKVTEWASLNLKAEKDVISGTRDSDLDKTRYTAGFGVTW, encoded by the coding sequence ATGTTTTCTAGAGTCTTGTTGAGCCTTGTCGCCGTTTTTGCCTGTTCTACTGCCGTTGCTGATACGGTGTGGATGAAAAATGGTGACCGGCTCAGCGGCAAAATCACCGTTTTTGATGGTGGCAAGTTGTTGCTCAAGACTCAGTACGCTGGCTCGGTCGCGCTGGACTGGAAGCAGGTCAAGACGCTGGAAAGCGACCAGGAGTTGCTGGTCAAGCAGGACGCCTACACCGGCGAGAAAGCCAAATCGCTGAGTGCCGCTGAAGATGGCAAGGTCACCCTGGCCAATGGCGAGGCGCCCAAGACTGTCGAGCTGGCCAGTATCCAGCAGATCATGAAGCCCAAACCGGTGATCGAAGACCTGTCGTGGAAGGGCAATGTCGACCTGGCCATGGACTACAAGCGCGCCGAGTCCGACAGCGATGACTATGACATCGACTTCAAGACCACCGCCCGCCATGGCCGCTGGCGCCACCAGGCCGAAGGCGAATACAACCGCGAGAGCAAGGACGACGTCACCACCACCAACAACTGGAGCGCCGAATACGCGCTGGACCGCTTCCTCACCGAAAAATGGTTCTGGCAAGGGCGTCTTGAGTACAAGCGCGACCATATCGAAGACCTGGCCCGCCAGCGCACCGTGGGTACCGGCCCCGGTTACCAGTTCTGGGATGATGAGCTGGGCGCCTTCTCCCTGGGCTCCCTGGTCAACCGTACCGACTATGAATATGCCGATGGTGGCAAGGACAACTTCTATTCCCTGGCCATGAAGTGGGACTACAACCGCTACCTGATCGGCAAGCGGGTCGAGTTCTTCACCAACGGTGAAGTCGGTAAACCGCTGGACGGCGTGGCCAACTATGCCCTGGATGCCGAAGTCGGCCTGCGCTACAAGGTCACCGAATGGGCTTCGCTCAACCTCAAGGCCGAGAAGGATGTCATCAGTGGCACCCGCGATAGCGACCTGGACAAGACCCGTTACACCGCAGGCTTTGGCGTGACCTGGTAA
- a CDS encoding HugZ family pyridoxamine 5'-phosphate oxidase — translation MSAKVAQQARELLLKEYRGVLSTHSKSMPGFPFGSVVPYCLDADGNPLILISRIAQHTHNLQKDPKCSLLVGERDAEDVQAVGRLTVLAHAHKLEEPAQVEAAAERYYRYFPDSSNYHKAHDFDFWVLKPVRHRYIGGFGAIHWVDHLSLANPFAGKAELSMIEHMNSDHANAIAHYVQLSGLPQGTAAQMVGIDSEGMHLRIGQGVYWLPFAVPCNTPIQVREALVFLARADQWPARESVQG, via the coding sequence GTGAGCGCTAAAGTCGCACAACAGGCCCGGGAGCTGCTGCTCAAGGAATACCGTGGAGTCCTGTCGACCCATTCCAAGTCGATGCCGGGCTTTCCCTTCGGTTCGGTGGTGCCGTACTGCCTGGATGCCGACGGCAACCCGCTGATCCTGATCAGCCGCATCGCCCAGCACACCCACAACCTGCAGAAAGATCCCAAGTGCTCGCTGCTGGTCGGTGAGCGTGACGCTGAAGATGTGCAGGCCGTTGGTCGCCTGACCGTACTGGCCCATGCCCACAAGCTTGAGGAACCGGCGCAGGTCGAAGCCGCTGCCGAGCGCTATTACCGCTATTTCCCCGATTCGAGCAATTATCACAAGGCGCATGATTTCGACTTCTGGGTGCTCAAGCCGGTACGTCACCGCTATATTGGCGGCTTTGGCGCGATCCATTGGGTCGACCACCTGAGCCTGGCCAATCCGTTTGCCGGCAAGGCCGAGCTGAGCATGATCGAGCACATGAACAGCGACCATGCCAATGCCATCGCGCATTACGTCCAGCTCAGCGGCCTGCCGCAGGGGACTGCGGCGCAGATGGTCGGCATCGACAGCGAGGGCATGCACCTGCGCATCGGCCAGGGAGTGTACTGGCTGCCGTTCGCCGTACCTTGCAATACGCCGATACAAGTGCGCGAAGCCCTGGTTTTTCTGGCTCGCGCCGATCAATGGCCAGCGCGTGAAAGCGTTCAGGGTTGA
- a CDS encoding FxsA family protein, translating to MRAFLLLFLIFPVLELYVFFKVSTAIGFFPALLLIIAGSALGVLVVRVAGLATALRARESLQRGELPAEDMFQGLMLALGGGLLLLPGFISDVIGLICLLPFTRRLLGRKMRERAEAQAMRQRAFGDDPFMTRPGSPGGQPRQPNVIEGEYEHHDPREPRDPRNL from the coding sequence ATGCGTGCTTTTCTATTGCTGTTTCTGATTTTCCCGGTGCTGGAGCTGTATGTGTTCTTCAAGGTCAGCACCGCGATCGGCTTCTTCCCGGCGCTGCTGCTGATCATTGCCGGCTCCGCCCTGGGTGTGCTGGTGGTGCGGGTGGCCGGTCTGGCCACCGCCCTGCGTGCCCGCGAGAGCCTGCAGCGTGGCGAACTGCCCGCGGAGGACATGTTCCAGGGCCTGATGCTGGCCCTCGGTGGCGGCCTGCTGCTGTTGCCAGGCTTTATCAGTGATGTGATCGGCCTGATCTGCCTGCTGCCGTTCACCCGCCGCCTGCTCGGGCGCAAGATGCGTGAGCGTGCCGAAGCCCAGGCCATGCGCCAGCGGGCGTTTGGCGATGACCCGTTCATGACCCGCCCGGGCAGCCCTGGCGGCCAGCCTCGGCAGCCGAACGTGATCGAGGGTGAGTACGAGCATCACGATCCCCGCGAACCACGCGACCCCCGCAATCTGTAA
- a CDS encoding co-chaperone GroES gives MKLRPLHDRVVIRRSEEESKTAGGIVLPGSAAEKPNRGEVVAVGTGRILDNGEVRALAVKVGDKVVFGPYSGSNTVKVDGEDLLVMAENEILAVIEG, from the coding sequence ATGAAGCTTCGTCCTCTGCATGACCGCGTCGTTATCCGTCGCAGCGAAGAAGAATCGAAAACCGCTGGCGGTATCGTTCTGCCAGGTTCGGCCGCTGAAAAACCTAACCGTGGCGAAGTCGTCGCTGTAGGTACCGGTCGCATCCTGGACAACGGTGAAGTGCGTGCGCTGGCCGTGAAAGTGGGTGACAAGGTGGTTTTCGGCCCTTACTCGGGCAGCAACACTGTGAAAGTTGACGGCGAAGACCTGCTGGTAATGGCTGAGAACGAGATTCTCGCTGTTATCGAAGGCTGA
- the groL gene encoding chaperonin GroEL (60 kDa chaperone family; promotes refolding of misfolded polypeptides especially under stressful conditions; forms two stacked rings of heptamers to form a barrel-shaped 14mer; ends can be capped by GroES; misfolded proteins enter the barrel where they are refolded when GroES binds), producing MAAKDVKFGDSARKKMLVGVNVLADAVKATLGPKGRNVVLAKSFGAPTITKDGVSVAKEIELKDAFENMGAQLLKDVASKANDEAGDGTTTATVLAQAIVSEGLKAVAAGMNPMDLKRGIDKATIAIVKELKSLSKPCADSKAIAQVGTISANSDNSIGDIIAEAMEKVGKEGVITVEEGSGLENELSVVEGMQFDRGYLSPYFVNKPDTMVAELDGPLLLLVDKKISNIRELLPVLEAVAKAGRPLLIVAEDVEGEALATLVVNNMRGIVKVAAVKAPGFGDRRKAMLQDIAVLTGGTVISEEIGLSLESATLEHLGNAKRVTLSKENTIIVDGAGVQGDIEARIAQIRTQVAETSSDYDREKLQERLAKLAGGVAVIKVGAGTEVEMKEKKARVEDALHATRAAVEEGVVPGGGVALVRSLQAISELKGDNEDQNVGIQLLRRAVEAPLRQIVANAGDEPSVVVDKVKQGSGNFGYNAATGEYGDMIEMGILDPAKVTRSALQAAASIGGLMITTEAMVADAPQEGAAGGMPDMGGMGGMGGMGGMM from the coding sequence ATGGCTGCTAAAGACGTAAAATTCGGCGACTCCGCCCGCAAGAAAATGCTCGTTGGTGTCAACGTTCTGGCTGACGCTGTAAAAGCCACCCTGGGCCCGAAAGGCCGTAACGTTGTTCTGGCCAAGAGCTTCGGCGCTCCGACCATCACCAAAGACGGTGTGTCGGTTGCCAAAGAAATCGAACTCAAAGACGCCTTCGAAAACATGGGCGCCCAGCTGCTCAAAGACGTTGCCTCCAAGGCCAACGACGAAGCTGGCGACGGCACCACCACCGCCACCGTTCTGGCTCAGGCCATCGTCAGCGAAGGCCTGAAAGCCGTTGCTGCCGGCATGAACCCGATGGACCTCAAGCGTGGTATCGACAAAGCCACCATCGCCATCGTCAAAGAGCTGAAGTCCCTGTCCAAGCCATGCGCCGACTCCAAGGCCATCGCTCAGGTAGGCACCATCTCCGCCAACTCCGACAACTCCATCGGTGACATCATCGCCGAAGCCATGGAAAAAGTTGGTAAAGAAGGCGTGATCACCGTTGAAGAAGGCTCGGGCCTGGAAAACGAACTGTCGGTCGTAGAAGGCATGCAGTTCGACCGTGGCTACCTGTCGCCTTACTTCGTCAACAAGCCAGACACCATGGTTGCCGAGCTGGATGGCCCGCTGCTGCTGCTGGTTGACAAGAAGATCTCCAACATCCGCGAACTGCTGCCAGTTCTGGAAGCCGTTGCCAAGGCCGGCCGTCCGCTGCTGATCGTCGCTGAAGACGTTGAAGGCGAAGCGCTGGCTACCCTGGTGGTCAACAACATGCGCGGCATCGTCAAGGTTGCTGCGGTCAAGGCACCTGGCTTCGGCGACCGCCGCAAGGCCATGCTGCAGGACATCGCCGTCCTGACCGGCGGTACCGTGATCTCCGAAGAAATCGGCCTGAGCCTGGAGTCCGCTACCCTGGAGCACCTGGGTAACGCCAAGCGCGTGACCCTGTCCAAGGAAAACACCATCATCGTCGACGGCGCTGGTGTACAAGGTGACATCGAAGCGCGTATCGCCCAGATCCGCACTCAGGTTGCCGAGACTTCCTCGGACTACGACCGTGAAAAACTGCAAGAGCGTCTGGCCAAGCTGGCTGGCGGTGTTGCCGTGATCAAGGTCGGTGCTGGCACCGAAGTCGAAATGAAAGAGAAGAAAGCCCGCGTTGAAGACGCCCTGCACGCTACCCGTGCAGCCGTTGAAGAAGGCGTGGTGCCTGGCGGTGGTGTTGCGCTGGTTCGCTCGCTGCAGGCCATCTCCGAGCTCAAAGGCGACAACGAAGACCAGAACGTCGGTATCCAGCTGCTGCGTCGCGCTGTTGAAGCTCCGCTGCGCCAGATCGTTGCCAACGCCGGCGACGAGCCAAGCGTAGTGGTCGACAAGGTCAAGCAAGGTTCGGGCAACTTCGGTTACAACGCTGCTACCGGTGAGTACGGCGACATGATCGAAATGGGCATCCTGGACCCAGCCAAGGTCACCCGTTCGGCACTGCAAGCTGCTGCTTCGATCGGTGGTCTGATGATCACTACCGAAGCCATGGTTGCTGATGCTCCGCAAGAAGGTGCTGCCGGTGGCATGCCTGATATGGGCGGCATGGGTGGTATGGGCGGCATGGGCGGCATGATGTAA
- a CDS encoding phosphatase PAP2 family protein, protein MPLPAPSRPLNLWIALGIPAAAALTLILLELTSLDMDLAKLAFDPVAGQFIGRHSYFLEDILHDRAKQVVIALSVGAIVAFIGSFFWQRLKGWRRELGYLVLAMGLSTSFVTPVKAVTAVQCPWSLKEFGGKETYSELLSPRPATDKPGRCWPGGHAATGFTLFALFFALRDRRPRLARATLLFAFALGTVFSIGRMLQGAHFFSHNVWTAVFCWLISLGCYYWVLYRKPVVVGAGLPRDALLTESP, encoded by the coding sequence ATGCCGCTACCTGCCCCTTCTCGCCCGCTCAACCTGTGGATTGCCCTCGGCATCCCCGCAGCCGCCGCACTGACACTCATCCTGCTGGAACTGACCTCACTGGACATGGACCTGGCCAAGCTGGCATTCGACCCGGTTGCCGGCCAGTTCATCGGTCGGCATAGCTACTTCCTCGAAGACATCCTGCATGACCGCGCCAAACAAGTGGTGATCGCCCTCAGCGTAGGAGCCATTGTGGCCTTCATCGGCAGTTTCTTCTGGCAGCGCCTCAAAGGCTGGCGTCGGGAGCTGGGCTATCTGGTCCTGGCCATGGGCCTGTCGACCAGTTTCGTCACCCCGGTCAAAGCGGTTACCGCCGTGCAGTGCCCCTGGAGCCTGAAGGAGTTCGGCGGCAAGGAAACCTACAGCGAACTGCTCAGCCCTCGCCCGGCCACCGACAAACCGGGTCGTTGCTGGCCTGGCGGCCATGCAGCCACCGGTTTCACCCTGTTTGCGCTGTTCTTCGCCCTGCGTGACCGCCGCCCACGCCTGGCCCGTGCCACCCTGCTGTTCGCGTTTGCTCTGGGCACTGTGTTTTCGATAGGACGCATGCTGCAAGGCGCACACTTTTTCTCACACAACGTGTGGACCGCGGTGTTCTGCTGGTTGATCAGTCTGGGCTGCTATTACTGGGTGCTGTATCGCAAACCTGTGGTGGTGGGAGCGGGCTTGCCCCGCGATGCGCTATTGACTGAAAGCCCGTAA
- the colR gene encoding two-component system response regulator ColR, with protein MRILLVEDNRDILANLADYLGLKGYTVDCAQDGLSGLHLAATEHYDLIVLDIMLPGIDGYTLCKRLREDARRDTPVIMLTARDQLDDRLQGFRSGADDYLLKPFALSELAARIEAVLRRAQGGGRRTLQVSDLVYDLDTLEVTRDGKLLKLNPVGLKLLAVLMQKSPHVLRREVLEEALWGDDCPDSDSLRSHVHQLRQVIDKPFEKALLHTVHGVGYRLAEGRDGV; from the coding sequence ATGCGTATTCTACTGGTTGAAGACAACCGCGATATCCTCGCCAATCTGGCCGACTATCTGGGCCTTAAAGGCTACACGGTCGATTGTGCCCAGGACGGACTGTCGGGTTTGCACCTGGCCGCCACTGAACACTATGACTTGATCGTGCTCGACATCATGCTGCCGGGGATCGATGGCTACACCCTGTGCAAGCGTCTGCGTGAAGACGCCCGGCGAGACACCCCGGTGATCATGCTTACCGCCCGCGATCAGCTCGATGACCGCCTGCAAGGCTTTCGCTCGGGCGCCGATGACTACCTGCTCAAGCCATTTGCCCTGTCGGAGCTGGCTGCGCGTATCGAAGCGGTACTGCGCCGGGCTCAGGGTGGTGGACGGCGCACCTTGCAGGTCAGCGACCTGGTGTATGACCTCGATACCCTGGAAGTCACCCGCGACGGCAAACTGCTCAAACTCAACCCTGTGGGGTTGAAACTGCTGGCGGTGCTGATGCAGAAGAGCCCCCATGTACTGCGTCGTGAAGTGCTGGAAGAGGCGCTCTGGGGGGATGACTGCCCGGACAGTGACAGCCTGCGCAGCCACGTCCATCAGTTGCGCCAGGTGATCGACAAGCCGTTCGAAAAGGCCCTGCTACATACCGTCCACGGTGTCGGCTACCGCCTTGCCGAGGGCCGTGATGGAGTTTAA
- a CDS encoding sensor histidine kinase codes for MEFKQSLAQRIIIAFALMSALVAGAFAFGIVATVHLVEERLISAVLGGDLQRLLRMDSVNDWSHRPRPDQLFYYSGGRDEFELPKDLRHLNPGFHEVFREQLSYHAMVEVVDGRRYVLLQDQSDFEERERVLFAIVVVGFVLSLALAVFLGWVLARRVMAPVIRLAQQVRHRDQLLGLAPPLAPDYAADEVGQLAMAFDDTLGRLRDALTRERLFTSDVSHELRTPLMVLASSCELLLVNPNIDPRTRSQVERIARATEEMQELVKTFLMLARAQRDEGAVASQASLKEVADDLVGVWRDTIEQKGLTLLYDAKGGLPTLYNATFLQAVMGNLLRNAAHYTDYGFIRLTLEPAGFTVEDSGVGIPEEQREAMFRPFVRGDERRGEGLGLGLSLVQRICDDQNWTVSLTAMVPHGCRFRVDLTRAPGRPIE; via the coding sequence ATGGAGTTTAAGCAAAGCCTTGCCCAGCGGATCATCATCGCCTTTGCCTTGATGAGTGCGCTGGTGGCCGGCGCCTTCGCCTTTGGCATCGTGGCCACCGTGCATCTGGTTGAAGAGCGCTTGATCTCGGCTGTACTGGGAGGAGACCTGCAGCGCCTGCTGCGCATGGACAGCGTCAATGACTGGAGCCACCGTCCGCGACCGGACCAGCTGTTTTACTACAGCGGCGGACGTGACGAATTCGAACTGCCCAAGGACCTGCGTCACCTTAATCCGGGTTTTCACGAAGTATTCCGCGAGCAACTGTCCTATCACGCCATGGTCGAAGTGGTGGACGGGCGGCGCTATGTGCTGTTGCAAGATCAGAGTGATTTCGAAGAACGTGAGCGGGTGCTGTTTGCCATTGTCGTGGTGGGCTTTGTGCTCAGTCTGGCTTTGGCCGTGTTCCTCGGCTGGGTGCTGGCGCGACGGGTGATGGCGCCGGTGATCCGCTTGGCGCAACAGGTGCGCCATCGTGACCAGTTGCTGGGGCTGGCGCCGCCACTGGCACCGGATTACGCCGCCGACGAAGTGGGTCAGCTGGCCATGGCCTTTGACGATACCCTGGGGCGTTTGCGCGATGCCTTGACGCGTGAGCGCCTGTTCACCAGCGATGTCAGCCACGAGCTGCGAACGCCCTTGATGGTACTGGCGAGCTCCTGCGAGTTGTTGCTGGTCAACCCGAATATCGATCCGCGTACACGTTCGCAGGTCGAGCGGATCGCCAGGGCCACGGAAGAGATGCAGGAACTGGTGAAAACCTTCCTGATGCTGGCCAGGGCCCAGCGCGATGAAGGCGCGGTGGCCTCGCAGGCGAGCCTCAAGGAGGTGGCCGATGATCTGGTCGGTGTCTGGCGCGACACCATCGAGCAGAAAGGTCTGACGCTGCTTTATGACGCCAAGGGGGGATTGCCGACGTTGTACAACGCCACCTTCCTGCAGGCGGTAATGGGCAATCTGCTGCGCAATGCCGCGCATTACACGGACTATGGCTTTATCCGCCTGACCCTGGAGCCTGCAGGTTTTACGGTCGAGGACAGTGGCGTGGGTATTCCCGAGGAGCAGCGTGAAGCCATGTTCCGGCCGTTTGTTCGCGGCGATGAGCGGCGCGGGGAAGGTCTTGGTCTGGGGCTTTCGCTGGTACAACGGATTTGCGATGACCAGAACTGGACCGTCAGCTTGACCGCGATGGTGCCCCACGGCTGCCGCTTTCGTGTCGACTTGACCCGTGCTCCGGGCCGTCCGATCGAGTAA